From the Panthera leo isolate Ple1 chromosome C1, P.leo_Ple1_pat1.1, whole genome shotgun sequence genome, one window contains:
- the RPTN gene encoding repetin, which yields MAQLLNSILTVIEVFQKHAKENGNCTSLCKKELKQLLLVEFGDILRRPNDPETVETILSLLDKDRNGHVDFHEYLLLVFQLAQACYHKLNNRSCGDRISQQEGEKEGTQDHKFPENTGRQHRQRHEEERQDSHCTRSERQNQDVHQDQSERQGRDSCYGQAERQDMDSHCGQSERQDRDSHYGQSERWDTGSHYGQRWSHKSSSSQPKKQGYIFALNHCERQIHNSCYGQTNQHSSQTDRQGQSSHYGQTDRQGQNSHYGHTDRQGQSSCYGQTDRQGQSSHYGQTDRQGQSSHYGQTDRQGQNSHYGQTDRQGQSSHYDQSDRQGQSSRYGQTDRQGQNSHYDQTDRQGQNSRYGQTDRQGQSSHYGQTDRAGQSSHYGQTDRQDQSYHYGQTDRQGQNSHYGQTDRQGQNSCYGQTDRQGQSSHYSQPDRQGQNSHYGQTDRQGQNSHYGQTDRQGQNSHYDQTDRQGQNSHYGQTDRQGQSSHYGQTDRAGQSSHYGQTDRQDQSYHYGQTDRQGQNSHYGQTDRQGQNSRYGQTDRQGQSSHYGQTGRAGQSYHYGQTDRQGLSSHHGQSETGKIGQNSYLQGREEISRDSYVEQPGRSGRVSQQTQGQEVARNQGQRFQSREGQQNSHQAWEPEEDNQHHQHKLIAQIKQEVPHGYKEGEWQSCSGEQGHRQTQARHEERQSHQAEGEQACQSWGRHSCEGQETPCKMQARQNHEEEQGHQRRDRQTHEDLQTHQRQERQTHEDEQTHQRQERQTHEDEQTHQRQDRQTHEENQNYQQKWDKQTLEEEERYQGSQDQQPYGIQQGRANREKFHRNENSQRQNSQGGCSNLTLHPTQSSGRPSRREQGGSHPNKVASAPNALYNYVQEQKRNQR from the exons ATGGCTCAACTGCTGAACAGCATTCTCACTGTGATTGAggtgttccagaaacatgctaaAGAGAATGGGAACTGTACCTCACTGTGCAAGAAGGAGTTGAAGCAGCTGCTCTTGGTTGAGTTTGGAGACATCCTCCGG AGACCAAATGACCCAGAGACCGTGGAAACCATCCTGAGCCTCTTGGATAAAGACAGAAATGGACATGTTGATTTTCATGAATATCTCTTGTTGGTGTTTCAATTGGCCCAAGCCTGCTATCATAAACTAAATAATAGGTCATGCGGAGATAGAATCTCTCAgcaagaaggggagaaggagggaacaCAAGACCATAAGTTCCCAGAAAATACAGGCAGACAACACAGGCAGAGGCATGAGGAAGAAAGGCAGGACTCCCATTGCACTCGGTCTGAGAGACAAAACCAGGATGTACACCAGGATCAGTCTGAGAGACAGGGTAGGGACTCCTGCTATGGTCAGGCTGAGAGACAGGATATGGACTCCCATTGTGGTCAGTCTGAGAGACAGGATAGGGATTCCCACTATGGTCAGTCTGAGAGATGGGATACAGGCTCCCACTATGGTCAAAGATGGAGTCATAAATCTAGCAGCAGCCAGCCTAAAAAACAAGGATATATCTTTGCCTTAAATCATTGTGAGAGACAAATTCACAATTCTTGTTATGGCCAGACAAACCAA CACTCtagccagacagacagacaaggccaGAGTTCCCACTAtggccagacagacagacaaggccaGAATTCCCACTATGGTCACACAGACAGACAAGGCCAGAGTTCTTGCTAtggccagacagacagacaaggccaGAGTTCCCACTAtggccagacagacagacaaggccaGAGTTCCCACTATGGCCAAACAGACAGACAAGGCCAGAATTCCCACTAtggtcagacagacagacaag gccAGAGTTCCCACTATGACCAGTCAGACAGACAAGGCCAGAGTTCCCGCTAtggccagacagacagacaaggccaGAATTCCCACTATgaccagacagacagacaaggccaGAATTCCCGCTAtggtcagacagacagacaaggccaGAGTTCTCACTATggccagacagacagagcaggccAGAGTTCTCACTAtggccagacagacagacaagaccAGAGTTATCATTAtggccagacagacagacaaggccaGAATTCCCACTAtggtcagacagacagacaaggccaGAATTCCTGCTAtggccagacagacagacaaggccaGAGTTCCCACTATAGCCAGCCAGACAGACAAGGCCAGAATTCCCACTAtggtcagacagacagacaag GCCAGAATTCCCACTAtggtcagacagacagacaaggccaGAATTCCCACTATgaccagacagacagacaaggccaGAATTCCCACTAtggtcagacagacagacaaggccaGAGTTCTCACTATggccagacagacagagcaggccAGAGTTCTCACTAtggccagacagacagacaagaccAGAGTTATCATTAtggccagacagacagacaaggccaGAATTCCCACTAtggtcagacagacagacaaggccaGAATTCCCGCTAtggtcagacagacagacaaggccaGAGTTCTCACTATGGCCAGACAGGCAGAGCAGGCCAGAGCTATCATTAtggccagacagacagacaag gccTGAGTTCTCACCATGGTCAGTCAGAGACTGGGAAGATAGGGCAAAATAGTTACCTTcaagggagggaagaaataagcAGAGACTCGTATGTTGAACAACCAGGAAGGTCAGGGAGAGTAAGTCAACAGACTCAAGGACAAGAAGTGGCTCGAAATCAGGGACAGAGATTTCAGTCTAGGGAAGGGCAGCAGAACAGCCACCAGGCATGGGAGCCCGAGGAGGATAACCAACACCACCAACACAAACTCATAGCACAAATCAAGCAAGAAGTGCCACACGGTTATAAAGAAGGTGAATGGCAATCATGTAGTGGTGAGCAGGGCCACAGACAGACACAGGCCAGGCATGAAGAGAGGCAGAGCcaccaggcagagggagagcaggccTGCCAAAGCTGGGGCAGACACAGTTGTGAGGGTCAGGAAACTCCATGCAAGATGCAGGCCAGGCAAAACCATGAAGAGGAACAAGGCCATCAGAGACGGGACAGGCAAACCCACGAAGATCTGCAGACCCATCAGAGACAAGAGAGGCAAACCCACGAAGATGAGCAGACCCATCAGAGACAAGAGAGGCAAACCCACGAAGATGAGCAGACCCATCAGAGACAAGACAGGCAAACACATGAAGAGAATCAAAACTATCAGCAAAAATGGGATAAGCAAACccttgaggaggaagaaaggtaTCAAGGGTCCCAGGATCAACAACCTTATGGGATCCAGCAAGGCCGTGCTAATAGAGAAAAATTCCACAGGAATGAAAATAGCCAGAGGCAAAATTCCCAGGGAGGATGCAGTAACCTGACCCTCCATCCCACCCAGAGCAGTGGGAGGCCCTCAAGGAGAGAACAGGGTGGAAGTCACCCTAACAAGGTAGCTTCTGCTCCCAACGCCCTCTATAACTATGTACAAGAGCAGAAAAGGAATCAGCGCTAG